Proteins encoded by one window of Microbacterium testaceum:
- a CDS encoding ParA family protein, with amino-acid sequence MTKAGDSVSASTKGQKTGADEVILGPTGRPYQGFPTPKPLDSHGPARIIALCNQKGGVGKTTTTINLAASLAGYGRRVLAIDFDPQGALSAGLGIQTHDVPTIYDLLLDTKRDPREVIASTRVEGLDILPANIDLSAAEVHLVNEVARETILARVLRKVAADYDVILIDCQPSLGLLTVNALTAAHGVLIPLECEFFALRGVALLVETIDKVRDRLNPAIELDGVLATMYDPRTLHSREVLERVVEAFGDDVLETVIGRTVKFPDASVSGMPITEFAPEHAAAQAYLRLARELVARGAVA; translated from the coding sequence ATGACGAAGGCAGGAGACTCGGTGTCGGCGAGCACAAAGGGCCAGAAGACGGGCGCAGACGAGGTCATCCTCGGACCCACCGGTCGCCCCTATCAGGGGTTCCCCACCCCGAAGCCGCTCGACAGCCACGGTCCCGCCCGCATCATCGCGCTCTGCAACCAGAAGGGCGGCGTCGGAAAGACGACGACCACCATCAACCTGGCGGCCTCTCTCGCCGGGTACGGGCGACGCGTGCTCGCGATCGACTTCGACCCGCAGGGTGCGCTGTCGGCGGGTCTCGGCATCCAGACGCATGACGTGCCTACCATCTACGACCTGCTGCTCGACACCAAGCGCGACCCGCGCGAGGTCATCGCGTCGACGCGGGTCGAGGGTCTCGACATCCTGCCCGCGAACATCGATCTGTCGGCGGCCGAGGTGCACCTCGTCAACGAGGTCGCCCGCGAGACGATCCTCGCCCGGGTCCTGCGCAAGGTCGCGGCGGACTACGACGTGATCCTCATCGACTGCCAGCCCTCGCTGGGTCTGCTGACCGTCAACGCCCTGACGGCGGCCCACGGCGTGCTGATCCCGCTCGAGTGCGAATTCTTCGCCCTCCGCGGTGTCGCGTTGCTCGTCGAAACGATCGACAAGGTGCGCGACCGCCTCAACCCGGCGATCGAGCTCGACGGCGTGCTCGCCACGATGTACGACCCCCGCACCCTGCACTCGCGCGAGGTGCTCGAGCGGGTGGTCGAGGCGTTCGGCGACGACGTGCTCGAGACGGTCATCGGTCGCACGGTGAAGTTCCCGGATGCCTCGGTCTCGGGCATGCCGATCACGGAGTTCGCGCCCGAGCACGCCGCCGCCCAGGCCTACCTGCGGTTGGCGCGGGAGCTGGTCGCCCGTGGCGCCGTCGCCTGA
- a CDS encoding DUF4184 family protein, translating into MPFTPSHAVVALPFLRTRLVPAAIAIGAMTPDLPLFVRGMWPGYGLTHDAAWLPVTVVVAFVLLLVWRCVLRPATRELLPRPVAERLPAQWDAGARTALRESVGGGAIGILWLVLSLALGVASHIAWDLFTHEGRVGEQLLPALAGQWGPFTGAKWLQHASSAFGLAALGVFALVWLSRHAPAPVRRQIPDAARWAWWLSLPVALIVASVIALAVNGGFDVEYTTTHLIYGVLTKVAAAWAGLTLALALFLQVRRARVAVRAG; encoded by the coding sequence ATGCCGTTCACGCCGAGCCACGCCGTCGTCGCGCTGCCCTTCCTGCGCACGCGGCTGGTTCCGGCGGCGATCGCGATCGGGGCGATGACTCCCGACCTGCCGCTGTTCGTGCGCGGGATGTGGCCCGGCTACGGCCTGACGCACGATGCCGCGTGGCTGCCGGTCACCGTCGTCGTCGCCTTCGTGCTGCTGCTGGTCTGGCGGTGCGTGCTGCGTCCGGCCACCCGAGAGCTGCTGCCGCGACCGGTGGCGGAGCGGTTGCCGGCGCAGTGGGATGCCGGCGCCCGCACGGCGCTGCGCGAGAGCGTCGGCGGGGGAGCCATCGGCATCCTGTGGCTCGTCCTCTCGCTCGCGCTCGGCGTCGCCTCGCACATCGCCTGGGACCTGTTCACGCACGAGGGTCGGGTGGGCGAGCAACTGCTGCCCGCTCTCGCGGGTCAGTGGGGGCCGTTCACGGGGGCCAAGTGGTTGCAGCACGCCTCGAGCGCTTTCGGGCTGGCCGCGCTGGGCGTCTTCGCGCTGGTGTGGCTGTCGCGGCACGCGCCCGCGCCCGTGCGGAGGCAGATTCCGGATGCCGCCCGCTGGGCGTGGTGGCTCTCGCTCCCGGTCGCGTTGATCGTGGCATCCGTCATCGCGCTCGCGGTGAACGGCGGGTTCGACGTGGAGTACACGACCACGCACCTCATCTACGGCGTGCTGACGAAGGTCGCCGCGGCGTGGGCGGGGCTGACGTTGGCTCTGGCGCTCTTCCTGCAGGTGCGGCGCGCGCGGGTCGCGGTGCGCGCGGGCTAG
- the tyrS gene encoding tyrosine--tRNA ligase — protein MSASTDAAPVSALAPAIDPTFDNVWDELVWRGLVHVSTDEGELRELLGGDPITFYCGFDPTAPSLHLGNLVQLLTMRRLQLAGHHPLGLVGGSTGLVGDPRPTAERTLNARETVEEWVGLLRGQVERFLSFEGDNAARIVNNLDWTAPLSAIDFLRDIGKYFRVGTMLKKDAVSARLNSEAGISYTEFSYQILQGLDYLELYRQYGCVLQTGGSDQWGNLTSGTDLVRRAEGVSVHAIGTPLITNSDGTKFGKSEGNAIWLDAEMCSPWVMYQFWLNTDDRDVVERLKVFTFLTRAEIAEYEALVEAEPFRRAAQKRLAREVLTTVHGVEATEAVIAATEALFGQGDATVLDAAVLRSALEELPHATVAAGSTVVEALTATGLCASLSEARRAISQGGVSLDGEKVTSDEAVVEGTLPGGVSVLRRGKKTLAGLFLS, from the coding sequence GTGTCTGCCTCCACCGACGCGGCGCCCGTGAGCGCCCTCGCCCCCGCCATCGATCCGACCTTCGACAACGTCTGGGACGAGCTCGTCTGGCGCGGTCTGGTGCACGTCTCGACCGACGAGGGCGAGCTGCGCGAACTGCTCGGCGGAGACCCCATCACGTTCTACTGCGGCTTCGACCCGACCGCGCCGAGCCTGCACCTCGGCAACCTCGTGCAGCTGCTCACGATGCGTCGCTTACAGCTGGCCGGTCACCACCCGCTCGGACTGGTCGGCGGGTCGACCGGTCTCGTCGGCGACCCGCGCCCCACGGCCGAGCGCACACTCAACGCGCGCGAGACCGTCGAGGAGTGGGTGGGTCTGCTGCGCGGTCAGGTCGAGCGTTTCCTGAGCTTCGAGGGCGACAACGCCGCGCGGATCGTCAACAACCTCGACTGGACCGCACCTCTCAGCGCGATCGACTTCCTCCGCGACATCGGCAAGTACTTCCGCGTCGGCACGATGCTGAAGAAGGACGCGGTCAGCGCGCGCCTCAACTCCGAAGCGGGCATCAGCTACACCGAGTTCAGCTACCAGATCCTGCAGGGCCTCGACTACCTCGAGCTGTACCGCCAGTACGGCTGCGTGCTGCAGACCGGCGGTAGCGACCAGTGGGGCAACCTCACCAGCGGCACCGACCTGGTGCGCCGCGCCGAGGGCGTCTCGGTGCACGCGATCGGCACCCCGCTGATCACGAACAGCGACGGCACGAAGTTCGGCAAGAGCGAGGGCAACGCGATCTGGCTGGATGCCGAGATGTGCAGCCCCTGGGTCATGTACCAGTTCTGGTTGAACACCGACGACCGCGACGTGGTCGAGCGCCTGAAGGTGTTCACCTTCCTCACGCGCGCCGAGATCGCCGAGTACGAGGCCCTGGTCGAGGCGGAGCCCTTCCGTCGCGCCGCGCAGAAGCGTCTCGCCCGCGAGGTGCTCACGACCGTGCACGGGGTGGAGGCCACCGAGGCCGTCATCGCGGCCACCGAGGCATTGTTCGGGCAGGGCGATGCGACGGTCCTCGACGCCGCGGTGCTCCGCAGCGCGCTCGAAGAGCTGCCGCACGCGACCGTCGCCGCCGGCTCCACCGTGGTCGAGGCGCTCACGGCCACAGGCCTGTGCGCGAGCCTGAGTGAGGCCCGTCGCGCGATCTCGCAGGGCGGTGTCTCGCTCGACGGCGAGAAGGTCACCAGCGACGAAGCGGTCGTCGAGGGGACGCTCCCCGGCGGCGTCTCGGTGCTGCGCCGCGGAAAGAAGACCCTCGCGGGGCTCTTCCTGAGCTGA
- a CDS encoding DUF2510 domain-containing protein, with translation MNVAPGWYDAGTPGRVRWWDGTQWTVHEAPVAAAAPVAAPPQPVAVPAQSGPQPGWYPTTAVELRWWDGTIWTGSRVRGGRAGIDWATLERPVFGWVAGGMFLFAGLCFVLSGVLTRNLTILPLFFVALSALWLAMAAQSTRVRRIPTPVGDPVAPEQVRPLPGEVDGPGAGWYPISRVAHRWWTGQRWGAYLSSTFGVRPTLHAEQSMRTLRIAMTVIAALTGIAIVVGIVLISIAAGPVQLAIGVLVTVCAVLFGVAIAVIWVVARSQTRVLLLPTDPPATAAGHPPQRPW, from the coding sequence ATGAACGTTGCGCCGGGCTGGTACGACGCGGGGACGCCGGGGCGCGTCCGCTGGTGGGACGGAACGCAGTGGACGGTGCACGAGGCACCGGTCGCCGCCGCGGCCCCGGTCGCTGCGCCGCCGCAGCCGGTCGCGGTGCCCGCGCAGTCCGGGCCGCAGCCGGGCTGGTACCCCACGACAGCGGTCGAGCTGCGCTGGTGGGACGGCACCATCTGGACGGGCTCCCGCGTGCGCGGCGGCAGAGCGGGGATCGACTGGGCGACGCTGGAGCGGCCGGTCTTCGGATGGGTCGCGGGAGGGATGTTCCTGTTCGCGGGTCTGTGCTTCGTGCTGTCCGGCGTCCTCACGCGGAACCTCACGATCCTGCCCTTGTTCTTCGTCGCGTTGTCGGCGTTGTGGTTGGCGATGGCCGCGCAGAGCACGCGTGTACGACGGATCCCGACCCCGGTCGGAGACCCCGTCGCTCCTGAGCAGGTGCGTCCGCTGCCCGGAGAGGTCGACGGACCCGGCGCGGGGTGGTACCCGATCAGCCGCGTCGCCCATCGGTGGTGGACGGGTCAGCGGTGGGGGGCCTACCTCTCGTCGACCTTCGGGGTGCGTCCCACCTTGCACGCCGAGCAGTCGATGCGGACGCTCCGCATCGCGATGACGGTGATCGCGGCGTTGACGGGGATCGCGATCGTCGTCGGCATCGTCCTCATCTCGATCGCGGCCGGGCCCGTGCAGCTGGCCATCGGCGTGCTCGTGACGGTGTGCGCGGTCCTGTTCGGGGTCGCCATCGCGGTCATCTGGGTGGTCGCGCGCTCGCAGACCCGCGTTCTGCTCCTCCCGACCGATCCGCCCGCGACCGCCGCCGGTCACCCGCCCCAGCGACCCTGGTGA
- a CDS encoding SatD family protein, translating to MTVAVIADIVASRRLDDRAGAQRAIEDAVATVQNDLPLATAPLTAVVGDELQGEYDDLSSALASLLLLRLALPDDVDCRFGVGVGDVRPIELADRTVPEGPAWWAAREAIDHIERLQQRAAPLARTWIVLGEGEDATMTETIALARAYALSRDQLVSAMSERSRRLTYGRCLGRSQRDLADAEGVSQSAVSQALATAGAASLVEGFVALTAGARS from the coding sequence ATGACCGTCGCCGTGATCGCCGACATCGTCGCCTCGCGGCGACTCGATGACCGTGCCGGGGCGCAACGCGCCATCGAAGACGCCGTCGCCACCGTCCAGAACGATCTGCCCCTCGCCACCGCCCCGCTCACGGCCGTGGTCGGCGACGAGCTACAGGGCGAATACGACGACCTCTCGAGCGCTCTCGCGTCCCTGCTCCTGCTGCGCCTCGCGCTGCCCGATGACGTCGACTGCCGATTCGGCGTCGGTGTCGGCGACGTGCGCCCCATCGAACTGGCCGACCGCACCGTCCCCGAGGGGCCGGCCTGGTGGGCCGCTCGAGAGGCCATCGACCACATCGAGCGCCTGCAGCAGCGCGCCGCGCCGCTCGCCCGCACGTGGATCGTCCTCGGCGAGGGGGAGGATGCCACCATGACCGAGACCATCGCGCTCGCCCGCGCCTACGCCCTGAGTCGCGACCAGCTCGTGTCGGCCATGAGCGAGAGGTCGCGCAGACTCACGTACGGTCGCTGCCTCGGCCGCTCCCAGCGCGACCTCGCCGACGCCGAGGGTGTCAGCCAATCCGCCGTGTCGCAGGCACTCGCGACGGCGGGGGCGGCGTCGCTCGTCGAGGGTTTCGTGGCGCTGACCGCGGGGGCTCGATCGTGA